In the Chrysemys picta bellii isolate R12L10 unplaced genomic scaffold, ASM1138683v2 scaf3041, whole genome shotgun sequence genome, one interval contains:
- the LOC135980396 gene encoding uncharacterized protein LOC135980396 — protein MESQDRKRAPAWTEREVRDLLAIWGDESVLAELRSSKRNGKVLEKVSKAMKDRGHNRDTQQCRVKIKELRQAYHKAREANGRSGAEPQTCRFYAELHAILGGAATTTPTVCYDSVNGETHREEGSGNEEDEDGGTVGSSQQQGSGETGFPNSQVMFVTLDLEPVTPELTQDPQGTQETSAANVSPSQRLVNIRKRKRRTRDDMFTELQMSSHADRAQQNAWRQSMSDMRKAQYEREERWRAEWRDEKSKWWAEDDRWRQLADKRQESMLRLLEHQTDMLQRMVELQERQQEQRPPLQPLCNQQPFSPSSIASSPRRLRTRWGGLRPPSHSTPGDCPSIRRLAFNKS, from the exons atggagtcccaggatcgcaaaagagctccagcatggactgaacgggaggtacgggatctactcgccatatggggagatgaatcagtgctagctgaactccgtagcagtaaaagaaatggcaaagtattagaaaaggtctccaaggccatgaaggaccggggccataacagggacacacagcaatgccgcgtgaaaattaaggagctacggcaagcctaccacaaagccagagaagcaaatggaaggtccggggcagagccgcaaacttgccgcttctatgcggagctgcatgccattctagggggtgcagccaccactaccccaaccgtgtgctatgactccgtcaatggagaaacacacagggaagagggttcggggaacgaggaagatgaggatggaggtactgtaggtagctcacagcagcaaggaagcggagaaaccggtttccccaacagccaggttatgtttgtcaccctggacctggaaccagtaacccccgaactcacccaagaccctcagggcacacaggagacctctg ctgcaaatgtttctccttcgcagaggctagtgaacattagaaagagaaaacggaggacgcgggacgatatgttcacggagctccagatgtcctcccacgctgatagagcacagcagaatgcgtggaggcagtcaatgtcggacatgagaaaagcacaatatgaacgagaggagaggtggcgggctgaatggcgggatgaaaagagcaagtggtgggctgaagatgataggtggcgtcagcttgcagacaaacggcaagagtcaatgctccgtctgctggagcatcaaactgatatgctccagcgtatggttgagctgcaggaaaggcagcaggagcagagaccgccgctacagcccctgtgtaaccaacagcccttctccccaagttccatagcctcctcacccagacgcctaagaacacggtgggggggcctccggccacccagtcactccaccccaggtgattgcccaagcatcagaaggctggccttcaataagagttaa